A region of the Hydra vulgaris chromosome 12, alternate assembly HydraT2T_AEP genome:
CTTCATCGTGAACAAGCTTCGGGATACAGTTGCATAGCTGAAGTATTGAAGATTTCTAAatagcaaatttattttactaaagatatatttttaggTTTATTGATGTATTATTTGTTGTAATTgcattaaattacaatttttccAAAACTATATtagtattaaaagtaaaaaaaaaagataataaactattatttatcaAGTAAAAACCTAGTTATCTGTCTTTTACGTACTACGTCATGctttttattcatattaatatctaatttaattacttttagcATTTTATGCACGTGGTTTCCTATAAAACTTTTTCCGTGGTAAGCTTGACGTTGTACTTTAAGCTTTTGTAGTATCGTCTCAATCATCTTAGTGCATGGTCTCTGACCCATTTCTGAtgaatgtttttcaaatagagtATTATAAAgatcaatctaaaaaaaacttaaagtagtATAACATAAACTAACAATAGTTGCATAGcagtaataattatattattcatttcataaaaacaaagacTAATCTGTGAATGACAGGGTTGATAtttaaaacactatttttttaaactctgaTCTGCATATGAAATTATTTCATATGCAGAtcagagtttaaaaaaacagtgatcagagagaaaaaaacaaaaattaaatctgTATATGAAAAATTGCTTTCGTGCTtatgaaaaaatgcaaattgCTTGACCACAAACTTGTAAAAATGTGTTCTAAATACACTCAAACTGATTGACGTTTAAGCTTTTTTCTACAATTAGTTTGCACTATAGCAAATGCTTGCAAAACTATTTAGTGCATACAAGTTAACACCTATACAACTTCATTTCTTATTTCATTTACAAACACAAATTCTACTTTTATAACTACACATATCAATATGaaatagataatataaaatcataaaaatatcaaatcaaTGAAATCAATAAACTGTATAACCTTTTTCGCTTTTTCACTATTAAGTAACTCAATTTCTTTAGAGTAGAGAGAttgaaaattttctaaattatctGAATTGTTAACAGCAGCTAACAAAATGACATCATTGATTTCTTGGATTTGATTATCAAAGTTAAGAATTTCAGTTTGaagatttaacaattgtttttgttttgatacaaAAACTGGATATTCTTCTGAAAAGTTAATTCTGCTTTTGACTGCTTCTGCAGCAATCATAATATCTAATTGGTGGACTTCTtcttcaaacaaattaaaaaaattcaaataaataccAAGAGCCATATGGAGACTAGGTAAAGatacctaaaaatataaattgaaagtatataataatgtaCTTTTATTAAGCTGCACTGCAAAGTTATtactacaaataaaaacaacattacttGATCTAGTGGTATTTTCAAAATGGGCTTTGTGATGAcattattgaagttttttacatttttctttaaacctccgttttctataaatttttcatgATCCAATAGTAGATCTTCTAAGGTACGATCTTTTATTTCAGAACTTTTCTGCTCACCAAGATTCATGTCACTTGCTGTTGCATAACAGAAAAGACAACAATGCCTCccttaaaataaaatggataagaaatagttaaaattattaatcataaaaaaaaattataaaaaatcatatttaataatcattaataaatttttttattatttttactataatatactatttaattatatatatatatatatatatatatatatatatatatatatatatatatatatatatatatatatatatatatatatatatatatatatatatattatttgtaatactatatgtaaatattataaaccaTATTGTGGTTTTTCATTCAGCAAAAAAGACCCAACCATTTTGTTTGAATTTCAATATATTTCGaattaagtaacaaaaattatgaaaatactGATAATTTGTCATTAATAAAGATAGAAATCACCTGATGCTCCTGAGATTCCATAGAGGGCACATAAAAACTGATAATCACCAAAAACAAATACTCTAATATTATTATTCCTGTTGAGGTGTGTAGAAAtgtttaagataaatttaatataaatatcatttgtaatatattacatttattttaaagtataatttattaaaactaattagtaataaattattaaaactatttaattcaactaaaaataaagcacattagttattaaaaagaaaaagaatttttttatcttacttaTACTTCATTTCTTGAAGATCTTCTATTTGCTTTTCAAACCTTGACATGGCTACTTTGACATTGATTCTGTAATCCTTCGCCTCGAATATGCTAAAAACTATGGTGTTGTCTTTGCTGTTTGGGTTTAGGGTATTTGCAACCTGGTAAGTCATTTTAAAACTCCCCCCACCATAATCACCTCcaattttaatttgtatctCTTTATCAGGAATAAATTTGTGGTAATGAAGTCTTTTACAACtacataaaaagaaattatttaataattaaatacattttaaaataataaattatttagtaggCAATGGTTTTCATTTTAACTAATAACAAATATacccaaatgaaaaaaaaatttactttataaattatgttttaaaaaaattttcattattggTTGTTAAAACTACCTTTCTAATTGATCAAGATGTCTTAAAATATGCATTggtaaattttcaatataaccCCAAGatgcatattttatttcaaatgttcctttctcttttttttcaaaggtaAATGGTGCATTTTCCACAATAAGGTCATCACCAGATAACTTTTCAGCAACTATTCTTTGAGAAGAATGTGATGctgtatttatattaaagttctTCAGCCatctttaaacaaataaaaaaaattatatgtcatgttataaaaattagtatagaataatatttatatagaaaaatattaaccTGGAAATTGTTTTAAGCTTTTCCCATGGTATGCACAGATCTGCTTTCATTGCTACTATGTTAGTGGCACTAACTACTACTCTTTCAGTTTCTTTTCAGATTGGAAGCTTGTTCTCCAAACACGTGATGCTAACAATGCTTATGAACTTTTTCTAGCGCAACTTTGTAAACAATACGATAAAGCGTTTcctgtaaaaaagttttatgtgaattcaaaatCACTTCTATCGCCTTGGATGACAAAAGGCTTACTAAAATCGTCaaggaaaaacaaaaactttatgaaaaatttcttaaaaaaaaaacattcaaacgaagcaaaataaaaaaactataaaaatatatttgaaaaaatcaaaaaatattctaaaaaagtatattattcgAAATTACTAgaaaatgcaaatgaaaataCTAAACAAACTTGGAATgctattaaagaaataattggacaaaacaaatataaaaataatgttctgccaaaaaaacttttaattgacgGTGAAACAATATACGATAAAGCACTCATAGCTGAAGAACTAAACAGTTTCTTCATAAATGTTAGTTCTAATTTAGCGCAAAGTATTCCTTTAACTTCTTCAACATTTGATTCTTATCTaacaaattctaataaaaaaatgaatgagtcAAAGCTAGATATACGCGAGTTGCGGACTGCATTACTAAgcttaaaaagtaacaaaagtgCAGGATCGGATAAAGTTAgcgttaatatattaaaattagtctATGATATAATTGAACCATCTTTGTTTCATATATTCAATCAGTCACTTAAATCAGGTAAAGTTCcggataaattaaaaattgctagaGTAACTCCAGTATTTAAATCTGGAGATGAGTCAGAACCCTCTAATTACAGGCCTATATCTATTTTATCTTGTTTCTCGAAATTGCTTGAACGTATAGTGTACAATAGGCTGTATAATCATTTAACTGAAAACAACATGTTATACAGTAAGCAATTTGGTTTCAAATAGCAACACTCAACAGATCATGCAATAGTAGAGTTAATTAATCACttatcttaaaaactttatagcaAGCAAAAACATGCTGTTAAAATCATATTTGGATCTGGTAGAGCGGTTCCTTGTGAACCTCTTTTACGTGTAATTGGTGCCCTGAATATTTTCAAACCTAATATCCATCTTGTTCTACTGttcatgtataaaacaaaatatggacTGTCCccccaaaatatttattttaaagtaatacaCCATAAATATGCTACAAGATTTTCCGCTAACAACTTTGTTATACCAAAATCTTATTCTAAACAAGTTTCTTATTCAATTCAGAATCGCGGACCACTTTTGTGGAAAAGATTTCCAAACATTGTTtccggaaaaaaaaaatctcttcatCAGTTTAAAACtgattcaaaacagttttttttaaacgcagattttgatttatattattataagtctttcttttaaaaatagatcagatatataatttaaaaactgaaaaacaagTTAATTATTCGTATTTTCGTAATtattcgaaagaaaaaaaacaaggtaaaattttttgacaataatcattatcaaaaatcacattttctcgctttttattttattttttgtgcgtatttatatatataaagttattatatattcacTTTTACTATTACCTAATCTAGTTATgatattttactttatcttttatatattttatttaaaatatatataaagttttatatattaactctTACTTTTACTCAATCTATTTATGATATTATGTATTAAAcgatattttactttatttattatatatcttttgtaaacattcatttaatttttcttttatgttatatattctTGAAgcaactttgtaaaaattataaattgtaacacGGTGCTTGGCGATAAGGCAAATTATGCCTTattcttgctccggccattaacttaattgtaaatttatggAAACTGTCAAATTTGTTAAAcggcaaaataaaataaaataattataataaaaataataatatcttaaataatccttaaaaaata
Encoded here:
- the LOC136088017 gene encoding uncharacterized protein LOC136088017, coding for MKADLCIPWEKLKTISRWLKNFNINTASHSSQRIVAEKLSGDDLIVENAPFTFEKKEKGTFEIKYASWGYIENLPMHILRHLDQLESCKRLHYHKFIPDKEIQIKIGGDYGGGSFKMTYQVANTLNPNSKDNTIVFSIFEAKDYRINVKVAMSRFEKQIEDLQEMKYKNNNIRVFVFGDYQFLCALYGISGASGRHCCLFCYATASDMNLGEQKSSEIKDRTLEDLLLDHEKFIENGGLKKNVKNFNNVITKPILKIPLDQVSLPSLHMALGIYLNFFNLFEEEVHQLDIMIAAEAVKSRINFSEEYPVFVSKQKQLLNLQTEILNFDNQIQEINDVILLAAVNNSDNLENFQSLYSKEIELLNSEKAKKIDLYNTLFEKHSSEMGQRPCTKMIETILQKLKVQRQAYHGKSFIGNHVHKMLKKSSILQLCNCIPKLVHDEGYSGTNMHQFAVEISSKYKQLFDKFAQCYKIFSSKNTITQDDLILLKKNINDLMKFYRLNWPEASVTPKLHMLEHHAIPFMQKWGAGFGFYGEQGGESIHMEFNKLKTTYQSIPCPTLRLKSILKSHYQKTNPENMQLKPCVKKRKKIG